Part of the Sphingobium lignivorans genome is shown below.
CGGCTGGAGCAGCTGGCCGGGATCGCCGAGGCAGACGCGCTTCGTGGCGGTTCCGTCCTGGCGCTCGCGCAGTTCCCATTCGCCGCGCTCGAGTGAGGCGAGCGCGTCCATCCTTCCCGGCTGCGCCGAGAGGGCAAGCGGCCAGCCGATCAGCAGGCCCGCCAGAGGCAATGATATTCGCGTCCGCATCCGGTGTTTCGTCCACCTGTTCGGGAGCGGCGGCATCTTCGCGCCGTCACTCACCCCATTTCCCTCGCTTGCAATGTAATCCGGAATTACGGCGAAAAAAGAGCACGGCCCGTCGTGCCGTGCAAAAGCGGCACCCGTGACAGCAATTGTCACGTCTCGATCAGCGTCTGTCGGGAAATTCCGCGAGCGTGACTTCGAACACACGAGCGCAGAACGCGCAATCGACGCCGATGATACCGCGCTCGTCGGCCATCTCGGCCCGCTCCGGCGCCCCGAATCGACCGAGGACGGACCGGATATGATCGAGATCGCACCGGCACCCCTTGCTGATGGCCACGGGATCGAAGGCGCGCACTTCCTCTTCCTCGTGGAACAGGCGCCAGGCGATGTCGGAAAGCGGCAGTGCCGGATCGGTCAGTTCGGCATCGGACAGGCTCCGGCCGAGAATCATCACATGCTCCCAGTCCGGATGATCGTGCCGCACATGCAGCCGCTCGCGGCCCACCTCGCCTGCCGGGAGATGCTGCAGCAGCATGCCGGCACCGATGCAACCCTCGCCGGGATCATGTCGCACGGCGATGTGGACGATGCTCGGGATCTGCTCCGACTGGGCGAAATAATGCTCGGCCGCCGCGCCAAGACCCGTGCCTTCCAGCGGCACGATGCCCTGATAGCGCTCGCCGGTCACCGCCTGATCGAAGGTGATGGCCAGATAGCCCTTGCCGAACAGGCCGAAAAGCGTCGGGCTCTCCCCCAGCTCCGCCAGCCGGTCGGCATCGAACTGGGCATAGCCGCGCACGGCCCCGCCCTGATAATCGGCGACGAGCAGCGAGACGACGCCATGCTCGGTCTGCGCCTGCAGGGTGAGCTGGCCCACCTCGTCCTTCAGAAGCGCGCCAAGCAGGCTGGCGAGCACCAGCGCCTCGGCCACGAGCTTCTCGATGACCGGCGGATATTGGTGAGCGGAGAGCACGTCGTCCAGCGCCGCGCCAAGCCGCACCAGCCGCCCGCGCGCATTGCGCGACGGAATGGTGAAGCCGAGCGCCTCATCGCAGAAGGACCGGACGGAAGGGGAAGAAGAGTCGGACACGGGGCCTAGATAGGAGCGGCAGAGCGGAATGTCTAAGGGTGCGCGCGCCGTAACCGCCGGAAGCGGGAGACGGCGCGCGACATACGCCGGTTCAGCCGAGCTGCCCGAAGCACCAGCGCAGGACGGACTTCTGCGCATGCAGGCGATTTTCCGCTTCGTCCCAGATCAGCGACTGCGGCCCGTCGATCACTTCGGCCGTCACTTCCTCCCCGCGATGCGCGGGCAGGCAGTGCAGGAACCGGGCATCCGGCCGGGCGCGGGCCATGAGCGCGGGCGTCACCTGATAAGGCATCATGGCCTTCAGCTTCACGTCGCCGGCGGCCTGGCCCATGGAAATCCATGTATCCGTGACCACGACGTCCGCGCCCGTCACCGCCTCGGCCGCATCGCGCGTCAGCGTGATGTTCGCGCCCAGCGCCTGCGCGGCCTGCGCGAAGCGGGGATCGGGATCATAGCCCTGCGGCACGCCCACGCGCACGTCGAAGCGGAAGAGGCCCGCCGCCTCGATGATCGAATGCAGCACATTGTTGCCGTCGCCCAGCCAGGCCCACTGGCTGCCGGGCAGCGCGAGGCCATGCTCGGCGACGGTCAGCAGGTCCGCCACGATCTGGCAGGGATGCGACAGATCGGTGAGGCCATTGATGACCGGCACGTCGGCATGATGCGCCATTTCATCGATCTTGGCATGATCGTCGGTGCGGATCATGATCGCATCGACCATGCGCGAGAGCACGCGCGCCGTATCGGCGATCGTCTCGCCGCGCCCGAGCTGGGTCGTGCCGCTGTCCAGGATGAGCGACGTGCCGCCGAGCTGGCGGATCGCCATGTCGAAGCTGACGCGGGTGCGCGTCGAGTTCTTCTCGAAGATCATCGCCAGCGTGCGCCCGGCAAGCGGTGCATCGGCATCCGCCGCGCCCCGGGGCAGCCCGGCCGCCGTCCGCGCGGCCTTGCGATCCATGGCGTCGCTCAGCATCGCCGCGATCGCATCGCCCCCGGCGTCCGAGAGATTGAGGAAATGCCGGGTCATGACGCGGGAGGCTCGGGCAGCCGGTAGCTCGCCGCGCCGGCGGAGAGCTTCTCGATCGCTTCGCTGATGTGGCTATCCTCGATGACCAGCGGGGGCAGAACGCGGAACACATTCTCGCCCGCCGCGACGGTCAGCAACCCGTGATTGTCCCGCAGATGCGCGACGAAATCCCGCGCCACCGCCGGCTCCTTCATCTTGATGCCGAGCATCAGCCCCTTGCCCCGGATCTCCTCGAAGAGATCATCGTGATTGGGGATGAGCTGCTCGAAGGCCTGGCGCAGCCGCTCGCCCATCTGCGCGACGCGGTCGAAGAAGCCGGGCTCCAGCATCACGTCCAGCACCGCCATGCCCGCGGCCATGGCAAGCGGATTGCCGCCATAAGTGGAGCCATGCGTGCCGAACACCATGCCCTTCGCCGCCTCTTCGGTCGCGAGGCAGGCGCCA
Proteins encoded:
- the argF gene encoding ornithine carbamoyltransferase, with amino-acid sequence MTRHFLNLSDAGGDAIAAMLSDAMDRKAARTAAGLPRGAADADAPLAGRTLAMIFEKNSTRTRVSFDMAIRQLGGTSLILDSGTTQLGRGETIADTARVLSRMVDAIMIRTDDHAKIDEMAHHADVPVINGLTDLSHPCQIVADLLTVAEHGLALPGSQWAWLGDGNNVLHSIIEAAGLFRFDVRVGVPQGYDPDPRFAQAAQALGANITLTRDAAEAVTGADVVVTDTWISMGQAAGDVKLKAMMPYQVTPALMARARPDARFLHCLPAHRGEEVTAEVIDGPQSLIWDEAENRLHAQKSVLRWCFGQLG
- a CDS encoding Hsp33 family molecular chaperone HslO, whose amino-acid sequence is MSDSSSPSVRSFCDEALGFTIPSRNARGRLVRLGAALDDVLSAHQYPPVIEKLVAEALVLASLLGALLKDEVGQLTLQAQTEHGVVSLLVADYQGGAVRGYAQFDADRLAELGESPTLFGLFGKGYLAITFDQAVTGERYQGIVPLEGTGLGAAAEHYFAQSEQIPSIVHIAVRHDPGEGCIGAGMLLQHLPAGEVGRERLHVRHDHPDWEHVMILGRSLSDAELTDPALPLSDIAWRLFHEEEEVRAFDPVAISKGCRCDLDHIRSVLGRFGAPERAEMADERGIIGVDCAFCARVFEVTLAEFPDRR